A single genomic interval of Nerophis ophidion isolate RoL-2023_Sa linkage group LG11, RoL_Noph_v1.0, whole genome shotgun sequence harbors:
- the kdf1a gene encoding keratinocyte differentiation factor 1, with protein sequence MPGRSTGPPPASRHHKHHSSRPGKYSEAPAILRESTTSKDSYGQHHHNVHFHYSDTKQVRRAPPRNGSGRGSETIGFIPGSADNTRTSRHACGSCASMGWSGCKALICCVLTCGFYGSREPCLPANESSTDHPPKTSSQPHPPNGIAVTNTTHLEPSKSTKSYKGPTSDSFRYPDVRIAGQTVQYPASAPKQNRMSGRGESHRPISNTSLLSRDDYDLDDLSDTGTDIDSLITKKLLELYALHQIDQLAKCTSDSSFSRKTNEISELIYSIAQDYNLEEQEAECKLVHGVIRISTRKGKKNKSHHSAGQRLNGRNDGTLPDSGNETMTFMSSDFPEVKVSEQTSSDKLARKMRHNSDNSGRSYSSSTAMAYSPYQHDTETDSSGAPLLLL encoded by the exons ATGCCTGGCCGCAGCACTGGGCCCCCGCCGGCATCCCGCCACCACAAACATCACAGCTCCAGACCGGGGAAGTACAGTGAGGCTCCAGCTATACTCAGGGAGAGCACAACCAGCAAAGATTCTTATGGCCAGCATCATCACAACGTCCACTTCCACTACTCGGACACCAAACAAGTTCGCAGAGCACCCCCACGCAACGGCAGCGGAAGGGGCTCAGAGACGATCGGCTTCATTCCTGGTTCCGCAGACAACACGCGTACCAGCAGACATGCCTGTGGCTCCTGTGCGTCTATGGGCTGGAGCGGCTGCAAGGCTCTTATCTGCTGCGTCCTGACCTGTGGATTTTACGGCAGCCGAGAGCCCTGCTTGCCCGCTAACGAGAGCTCCACAGACCATCCCCCTAAAACAAGTAGTCAGCCCCACCCTCCTAATGGCATTGCTGTTACAAACACTACTCATCTTGAACCCAGCAAGTCCACTAAATCCTATAAGGGGCCCACTAGTGACAGTTTCCGCTACCCGGATGTGCGCATCGCAGGTCAAACGGTGCAGTATCCGGCGTCGGCCCCCAAACAGAACCGTATGTCGGGCCGGGGGGAAAGCCACCGGCCAATCAGCAACACGAGCCTGTTGTCCCGTGATGACTACGACTTGGATGACCTGAGCGACACAGGCACGGATATTGACTCACTTATCACCAAGAAGCTGCTGGAGCTGTACGCCCTGCACCAGATCGACCAGCTGGCAAAGTGCACGTCTGACTCGTCGTTCTCCCGCAAGACCAACGAGATCAGCGAGCTCATATACAGCATCGCCCAGGACTACAACCTGGAGGAGCAGGAGGCCGAGTGCAAGCTGGTGCATGGAGTGATCCGCATCAGCACCCGCAAGGGGAAGAAAAACAAGAGTCATCATTCTGCAGGACAGCGTCTTAACGGGCGGAATGACGGCACGCTGCCCGACAGTGGCAACGAGACCATGACCTTCATGAGCAGTGACT TCCCAGAGGTGAAGGTGTCGGAGCAGACGTCCTCAGACAAGCTGGCCAGGAAGATGAGACATAACAGCGATAACAGCGGGAGAT
- the tpbgl gene encoding trophoblast glycoprotein-like: MCNPALCVLLGLLFCAQYRCWECPGSCECFAVTRTVKCISEDLPSVPQKGIPGYAKTLIITGNNIYRIGADSFAELENVSNVMLSNNGITEMASHSFSALTNLRFLDLSDNQLALIHPEALSIPGSPLQDLNLSRSLYNFTALTDLTTALRWGDLRGLLRLDLSGNHLALLPPGMFSHLPNLQHLFLTNNSLTAVYSGTFSGMMDLKALDLTHNAFGAFKDDDLKEFENLGNIQILLGNNPFSCSCEIKSFVSWLNESQAQVDREAVRCASPKELNNTRVRGLDVQAIGCVVPIQTEITDLTLQTSYVFLGLVLGFVGMVFLFVLYLNRRGMKRWIIEMRDACRDILEGYHYRFEIDSDPRLGHISAHNVGREHVGLSLSQQLPNDTCIVPADTQVKSPHGTLTSTTEARRM, encoded by the exons ATGTGTAATCCTGCACTCTGTGTGCTTTTGGGATTACTTTTTTGTGCCCAGTACCGGTGCTGGGAGTGTCCCGGTAGCTGCGAGTGTTTTGCGGTCACGCGTACAGTGAAATGTATCTCTGAAGATCTTCCCTCAGTGCCTCAAAAAGGGATCCCAGGCTATGCAAAGACTCTTATCATCACGGGCAATAATATTTACAGGATTGGAGCAGATTCCTTTGCAGAGCTGGAGAATGTCTCCAATGTCATGTTGAGCAATAATGG CATCACAGAGATGGCTTCCCACAGCTTCTCTGCCCTCACCAACCTGCGCTTCCTGGATTTGAGTGACAACCAGCTGGCGCTCATACACCCAGAGGCTCTCAGTATCCCTGGCAGCCCATTGCAGGATCTCAACCTTAGTCGCTCGCTCTATAACTTCACCGCCCTGACAGACCTCACAACGGCTCTGCGATGGGGGGACCTTCGGGGGCTCCTCCGTCTGGATCTCTCTGGGAATCACCTGGCGCTACTCCCCCCGGGAATGTTCTCCCACCTTCCCAATCTGCAGCATCTCTTCCTCACCAACAATTCTCTCACGGCGGTCTACAGCGGAACCTTCTCTGGCATGATGGACTTGAAGGCGCTCGACTTGACGCACAATGCATTTGGGGCATTTAAAGATGACGATCTCAAAGAGTTTGAGAACCTCGGGAACATCCAAATCCTTCTGGGAAACAACCCTTTTTCCTGCTCCTGTGAAATCAAGAGTTTTGTCTCTTGGTTGAACGAGTCACAGGCTCAAGTGGACAGGGAGGCCGTGCGGTGCGCGTCACCTAAGGAGCTAAACAACACCCGGGTGAGAGGGCTCGATGTGCAAGCCATCGGCTGCGTCGTCCCAATCCAAACAGAGATTACCGACCTCACCCTACAGACGTCCTATGTCTTCCTGGGGCTGGTCCTAGGCTTTGTTGGCATGGTCTTCCTCTTTGTGCTCTACCTCAACCGCAGAGGCATGAAGAGGTGGATTATCGAAATGAGAGATGCATGTCGGGATATCCTGGAGGGTTATCATTACCGATTTGAGATTGACTCAGATCCTCGCTTGGGACACATCTCGGCACACAACGTCGGCAGAGAGCATGTAGGATTATCCCTGTCGCAGCAGTTGCCCAATGACACTTGCATCGTTCCTGCAGACACGCAGGTCAAAAGCCCACATGGAACCCTAACATCTACCACTGAAGCTAGAAGGATGTAA